In a genomic window of Saccharothrix sp. HUAS TT1:
- a CDS encoding sensor histidine kinase, protein MTALYGGLFVLAGAVLLVVTYLLAWQSLNTRLQPLADLDSLRDLRTASPDELVEALRSAQSRYRDEVLESLLARGSLALLCVALVAVAFGWLLARSALQPLHRITEAARRIAAGHGLHERIPPTGPRDEVAELAETFNAMLDRLDRAFDGQRRFVADASHEMRTPLAVKRALIEVSITRPGASADAKQLGYELLEVNARHERLIDGLLTLADSENELTERTRTSVSDIAEHVLLQSKRTAAEAGVELHHEMSPCEVVGDPVLLERLVRNLVDNAIRHNHRGGFVDVSAEPGSLVVANTGPKIEPYEVEGLFRPFRRLDRDATATGERGLGLGLSIVRAIAAAHGATVTATPGADGGLAVAVRFAEEM, encoded by the coding sequence TTGACCGCGCTCTACGGTGGACTGTTCGTGCTCGCCGGGGCCGTCCTGCTGGTGGTCACCTACCTGCTCGCCTGGCAGAGCCTCAACACCCGGCTCCAGCCGCTCGCCGACCTGGACAGCCTGCGCGACCTGCGCACCGCCTCGCCGGACGAGTTGGTCGAAGCGCTTCGCTCCGCGCAGTCCCGCTACCGCGACGAGGTGCTGGAGTCACTGCTCGCCCGAGGGAGTCTCGCGTTGCTGTGCGTGGCCCTGGTCGCGGTGGCGTTCGGGTGGCTCCTGGCGCGCAGCGCCCTGCAACCGCTGCACCGCATCACCGAGGCCGCGCGGCGGATCGCGGCGGGTCACGGCCTGCACGAGCGGATTCCGCCGACGGGGCCGCGGGACGAGGTCGCCGAACTCGCTGAAACGTTCAACGCCATGCTGGACCGGTTGGACCGCGCGTTCGACGGGCAGCGCCGGTTCGTCGCCGACGCCTCGCACGAAATGCGCACACCGCTGGCCGTAAAACGGGCGCTCATCGAGGTTTCCATCACCCGACCGGGTGCATCTGCGGATGCCAAGCAATTGGGATACGAGCTGTTGGAGGTCAACGCCAGACACGAACGGCTCATCGACGGCCTCCTGACGTTGGCCGACAGCGAGAACGAACTCACCGAGCGCACCCGGACCTCCGTCTCCGACATCGCCGAGCACGTGCTGCTCCAGTCGAAGCGCACCGCCGCGGAGGCCGGCGTGGAGCTGCACCACGAGATGTCGCCGTGCGAGGTGGTCGGCGACCCGGTCCTGCTGGAACGCCTGGTGCGCAACCTGGTCGACAACGCGATCAGGCACAACCACCGCGGCGGGTTCGTGGACGTGTCCGCGGAACCGGGCTCCCTGGTGGTGGCCAACACCGGCCCGAAGATCGAGCCGTACGAGGTGGAGGGGCTGTTCCGGCCGTTCCGCAGGCTGGACCGGGACGCCACCGCCACCGGCGAGCGCGGGCTCGGCCTGGGGTTGTCGATCGTCCGCGCCATCGCCGCCGCCCACGGTGCGACGGTGACCGCGACACCGGGGGCGGACGGCGGGTTGGCGGTTGCGGTCAGGTTTGCCGAAGAGATGTGA
- a CDS encoding DUF397 domain-containing protein, with product MNNNRTWRKSTYSGAGNNCVELAVGPTTIGIRDSKRPGPRLTFGDRPFRAFLTSLRQT from the coding sequence ATGAACAACAACAGGACGTGGCGCAAGAGCACCTACTCCGGCGCGGGCAACAACTGCGTCGAGCTGGCCGTGGGACCGACCACGATCGGCATCAGGGACAGCAAACGACCAGGACCCAGATTGACCTTTGGGGACCGTCCATTCCGGGCGTTCCTCACATCTCTTCGGCAAACCTGA
- a CDS encoding helix-turn-helix domain-containing protein, which produces MAAVQTRRKRKLGQFLNALRKRAGKTETDYHALTRKTQSTLSRMENGYISPSWTELSALLGLYGATDAERREAEALWEDAKQDGTRLVYAAAFTPEARTYARQEADATEVRTIEMIVIPGLLQTPAYATAIRLAGRRFMDSSVSVEQVAAALANRQRRLPGLRLHAVIDEAALHRTVGGPDVMREQLSHLLEKGKQDNITIQVVPFGAGAHGTMSGGGATALRFEDSDPSAVYLEYAGGGKWVDNRADVQKYLLHFDEMVSEVALSAKESASLIRKLATALKDT; this is translated from the coding sequence ATGGCAGCCGTCCAAACCCGACGCAAGCGCAAGCTGGGGCAGTTCCTCAACGCTCTGCGCAAGCGAGCGGGCAAGACCGAGACCGACTACCACGCGCTGACGCGGAAGACGCAGTCGACGCTGTCGCGGATGGAGAACGGCTACATCAGTCCGAGTTGGACCGAACTGAGCGCGCTGCTCGGGCTCTACGGGGCGACCGATGCCGAACGGCGTGAGGCGGAAGCGTTGTGGGAGGACGCGAAGCAGGATGGGACGAGGCTGGTCTACGCCGCGGCGTTCACCCCGGAGGCACGCACCTACGCCCGCCAGGAGGCGGACGCCACGGAGGTGCGCACCATCGAGATGATCGTCATCCCCGGCTTGCTGCAAACACCCGCCTACGCGACCGCGATCAGGCTCGCCGGCCGACGGTTCATGGACTCGTCGGTCTCGGTGGAACAGGTCGCCGCGGCGTTGGCGAACCGGCAGCGCAGGCTGCCCGGTTTACGGCTGCACGCGGTCATCGACGAAGCCGCGCTGCACCGGACCGTCGGCGGTCCCGACGTCATGCGCGAGCAGTTGTCGCATTTGCTCGAGAAGGGGAAGCAGGACAACATCACCATCCAAGTGGTTCCGTTCGGCGCCGGTGCTCACGGAACCATGTCGGGTGGTGGCGCGACCGCTCTCCGCTTCGAGGACAGTGATCCTTCTGCCGTGTACCTGGAGTACGCAGGTGGTGGTAAGTGGGTGGACAATCGCGCCGACGTGCAGAAGTACCTGCTGCACTTCGACGAAATGGTGAGCGAGGTCGCCCTGTCCGCCAAGGAGTCGGCTTCGCTGATCAGGAAACTGGCAACCGCACTGAAGGACACATGA
- a CDS encoding MerR family DNA-binding protein has product MRVAELADAVGVRPDTVRYYERAGLLNPPPRNTAGYRVHQEDAVERMRFVRGCQRLGLKLREIADLPAVRDTGVCPCEPAEELLHRHIAELDAEVARLSALRDELTDMVRGLPSGHCPDIEPGTWRPPGPTTPTATKG; this is encoded by the coding sequence ATGCGTGTTGCTGAACTGGCCGACGCGGTGGGGGTCCGACCGGACACCGTCCGGTACTACGAGCGCGCCGGGCTGCTGAACCCGCCGCCGCGCAACACCGCCGGGTACCGGGTGCACCAGGAGGACGCGGTCGAGCGGATGAGGTTCGTGCGGGGCTGTCAGCGCCTGGGGCTGAAGTTGCGCGAGATCGCCGACCTGCCGGCCGTGCGCGACACCGGCGTGTGCCCCTGCGAACCCGCCGAGGAACTGCTGCACCGCCACATCGCCGAGCTGGACGCCGAGGTCGCCCGGCTGTCGGCGCTGCGCGACGAGCTGACCGACATGGTGCGCGGCCTGCCCTCCGGGCACTGCCCGGACATCGAACCGGGCACGTGGCGCCCTCCGGGGCCGACGACCCCGACCGCGACGAAGGGGTGA
- a CDS encoding ATP-binding cassette domain-containing protein, which translates to MADAIVAEGLVKRYGSVVALDGLDLVVPEGTVMGLLGPNGAGKTTTVRVLTTLLEHDEGRATVTGLDVISDAKELRRRIGLSGQYAAVDENLTGFENLDMVGRLYHLGKQRSRERARELLARFDLVEAADRPVKGYSGGMRRRLDLAGALVAEPRVLFLDEPTTGLDPRSRLGMWDVISELVAGGTTLLLTTQYLEEADRLADKIAVIDHGKVIALGTANELKDQVGGERLELTVGSARDAEVAKTALAPLAIGEIAVDDRGHRLTVPVSGGADVLVDGIRRLDAEAIKVLDVGLRRPTLDDVFLTLTGRATGGNGAEDKQGEKGE; encoded by the coding sequence ATGGCAGACGCAATCGTGGCCGAAGGACTGGTCAAGCGCTACGGGTCGGTGGTGGCCCTCGACGGCCTCGACCTCGTGGTGCCGGAGGGGACCGTCATGGGCCTGCTCGGCCCGAACGGCGCGGGCAAGACCACGACGGTGCGCGTGCTCACCACGTTGCTGGAGCACGACGAGGGCAGGGCGACCGTCACCGGGCTGGACGTCATCTCCGACGCCAAGGAGCTGCGCCGCCGGATCGGGCTCTCCGGCCAGTACGCGGCCGTCGACGAGAACCTGACCGGCTTCGAGAACCTGGACATGGTCGGCAGGCTGTACCACCTCGGCAAGCAGCGCAGCCGGGAGCGGGCCCGCGAACTGCTCGCGCGGTTCGACCTGGTGGAGGCCGCCGACCGGCCGGTGAAGGGCTACTCGGGCGGCATGCGCCGCAGGCTCGACCTCGCGGGCGCGCTGGTGGCCGAGCCGAGGGTGCTGTTCCTGGACGAGCCGACCACGGGCCTGGACCCGCGCAGCAGGCTGGGGATGTGGGACGTCATCTCGGAACTGGTGGCGGGCGGCACCACGCTGCTGCTGACCACGCAGTACCTGGAGGAGGCCGACCGGCTCGCCGACAAGATCGCGGTCATCGACCACGGCAAGGTGATCGCCCTGGGCACCGCGAACGAGTTGAAGGACCAGGTCGGCGGTGAACGGCTGGAGCTGACCGTCGGCTCCGCGCGGGACGCGGAGGTGGCGAAAACCGCCCTGGCGCCGCTGGCGATCGGGGAGATCGCGGTGGACGACCGCGGGCACCGGCTGACCGTGCCGGTCTCGGGCGGCGCGGACGTGCTGGTCGACGGGATCCGGCGGTTGGACGCCGAGGCGATCAAGGTGCTCGACGTCGGCCTGCGCAGGCCGACGCTGGACGACGTGTTCCTGACGCTGACCGGGCGGGCGACCGGCGGGAACGGCGCCGAGGACAAGCAGGGGGAAAAGGGAGAATGA
- a CDS encoding ABC transporter permease yields the protein MSAFTQALGDGAVVAKRNLIKIKRVPDLIVFSTLSPIMFVLLFAYVFGGSIAIPGMDYREFLMAGIFAQTVVFGATITGAGLAEDIQKGVIDRFRSLPMARSAVLIGRTTSDLANNVIVIVVMSVTGLIVGWRIHSSPLEALAGFALLLLFAYAVSWGMAIVGLMVRSPEVFNNASFIAIFPLTFIANTFVQENNLPGPLKAFAEWNPVSAVTAAARNLFGNTNPLAPAPSAWPLQHPVLMTLIWVVVFLLIFVPLAIRQYRKAVAR from the coding sequence ATGAGCGCGTTCACACAGGCTCTGGGCGATGGCGCGGTCGTCGCCAAGCGCAACCTGATCAAGATCAAGCGGGTCCCGGACCTGATCGTGTTCTCGACGTTGTCGCCGATCATGTTCGTGCTGCTGTTCGCCTACGTGTTCGGCGGCTCGATCGCCATCCCGGGCATGGACTACCGCGAGTTCCTGATGGCGGGCATCTTCGCGCAGACCGTGGTGTTCGGCGCGACGATCACCGGCGCGGGGTTGGCCGAGGACATCCAGAAGGGCGTGATCGACCGGTTCCGGTCGTTGCCGATGGCGCGGTCGGCGGTGCTGATCGGGCGGACCACGAGCGACCTGGCGAACAACGTCATCGTCATCGTGGTGATGTCGGTGACGGGCCTGATCGTCGGCTGGCGGATCCACTCGTCGCCGCTGGAGGCGTTGGCCGGGTTCGCCCTGCTGCTGCTGTTCGCCTACGCGGTGTCGTGGGGCATGGCGATCGTCGGGTTGATGGTGCGCAGCCCCGAGGTGTTCAACAACGCCTCGTTCATCGCGATCTTCCCGCTCACGTTCATCGCGAACACGTTCGTGCAGGAGAACAACCTGCCCGGACCGCTGAAGGCGTTCGCGGAGTGGAACCCGGTGTCGGCGGTGACGGCCGCGGCCCGCAACCTGTTCGGCAACACCAACCCGCTGGCCCCGGCGCCGAGCGCGTGGCCGTTGCAGCACCCCGTGCTGATGACGCTGATCTGGGTCGTGGTGTTCCTGCTGATCTTCGTGCCGCTGGCGATCCGCCAGTACCGCAAGGCCGTGGCCCGCTAG
- a CDS encoding GntR family transcriptional regulator, translating to MHASHYVPQYRADGPVRAGIPEHGRIPRYYAVKTELLWLVDALGEGTALPSERELAERFSVSRVTLRQAVGELVLEGKLQRRQGSGTYVAPPKLVHPLTLVSYTEGMRRQGVDAARSVITVEHLPADDVLSADLRIGRGEPVVHLERVLLADGERIGLESTYLSAARFPTLLEVFDPTTSLYACLTERLGVVFSEAEERVETVLATPREALLIGTNPALPMLLLHRVSHDNVGEPIERVRSLYRGDRFSFMARLRSE from the coding sequence GTGCATGCCTCGCATTACGTGCCCCAGTACCGCGCGGACGGGCCGGTCCGCGCCGGCATCCCCGAACACGGCCGCATCCCCCGTTACTACGCGGTGAAGACCGAGCTGCTGTGGCTCGTCGACGCGCTCGGCGAAGGCACGGCGCTGCCGTCGGAGCGGGAGCTGGCCGAGCGGTTCTCGGTGTCGCGGGTGACGTTGCGGCAGGCCGTCGGCGAGCTGGTGCTGGAGGGCAAGCTGCAACGCCGCCAGGGCAGCGGCACCTACGTCGCGCCGCCCAAGCTCGTCCACCCGCTGACGCTGGTCAGCTACACCGAGGGGATGCGCCGCCAGGGCGTGGACGCGGCGCGCAGCGTGATCACCGTCGAGCACCTGCCCGCGGACGACGTGCTGTCGGCGGACCTGCGGATCGGGCGCGGCGAGCCGGTGGTGCACCTGGAACGCGTGCTGCTGGCCGACGGCGAGCGGATCGGCCTGGAGTCGACCTACCTGTCCGCCGCGCGGTTCCCGACGCTGCTGGAGGTGTTCGACCCGACCACGTCGCTGTACGCGTGCCTGACCGAGCGGCTGGGCGTGGTGTTCAGCGAGGCCGAGGAGCGGGTGGAGACGGTGCTGGCGACGCCGCGCGAGGCGTTGCTCATCGGCACGAACCCCGCGCTGCCGATGCTGCTGCTGCACCGCGTGTCCCATGACAACGTTGGCGAGCCGATCGAGCGGGTCCGGTCGCTGTACCGGGGCGACCGGTTCAGCTTCATGGCGAGGCTGCGGTCGGAGTGA
- a CDS encoding glutamate ABC transporter substrate-binding protein encodes MALAPLRALVVACSAALVLSSCSTGDDTTVAGKADNSNELTIAVAYDQPGLGVRRLDGTYRGFDVDVARYVAKELGVEESGIKFTEATPSEREKLLTTGAADLVVSSYSITDKRKEVIDFVGPYFVAGQDLLVRLTDERITGPESLNAGGLKLCSVANTTSAQFVKDQFAQSVQLVEYPNFSDCVTALLAEQVDAMTTDDVILAGYAAQNPELLKVVNRPFSKEEYGIGMRKNDPTSRAEVAAAVRKMIDSGEWRKSLEANVGDSGYAIPDPPDLAP; translated from the coding sequence ATGGCTCTGGCACCGCTGCGCGCCCTCGTTGTGGCGTGTTCCGCCGCGCTCGTCCTCTCGTCGTGCTCCACCGGTGACGACACGACCGTCGCCGGCAAGGCGGACAACTCCAACGAGCTGACCATCGCCGTGGCGTACGACCAGCCAGGTCTCGGCGTGCGCCGCTTGGACGGCACCTACCGCGGTTTCGACGTCGACGTGGCCCGTTACGTGGCGAAGGAACTGGGTGTCGAGGAATCCGGCATCAAGTTCACCGAGGCGACGCCGTCGGAACGGGAGAAGCTGCTCACCACCGGCGCCGCCGACCTGGTCGTGTCCAGCTACTCCATCACCGACAAGCGCAAGGAGGTCATCGACTTCGTCGGGCCCTACTTCGTGGCCGGGCAGGACCTGCTGGTCCGGTTGACCGACGAGCGGATCACCGGGCCGGAATCGCTGAACGCGGGCGGGCTGAAGCTCTGCTCGGTCGCCAACACGACGTCGGCGCAGTTCGTGAAGGACCAGTTCGCGCAGTCCGTCCAACTGGTGGAATACCCGAACTTCAGCGATTGCGTCACCGCACTGCTGGCCGAGCAGGTGGACGCCATGACCACCGACGACGTGATCCTCGCCGGTTACGCCGCGCAGAACCCCGAGCTGCTGAAGGTCGTCAACAGACCTTTCAGCAAGGAGGAGTACGGCATCGGGATGCGCAAGAACGACCCGACCAGCAGGGCGGAGGTCGCCGCCGCCGTTCGGAAGATGATCGACTCCGGCGAGTGGCGCAAGTCGCTGGAGGCCAACGTGGGGGACTCCGGTTACGCCATCCCGGACCCGCCCGACCTGGCCCCGTGA